A genomic region of Chloracidobacterium sp. contains the following coding sequences:
- the selD gene encoding selenide, water dikinase SelD, with the protein MQKRLTEMVSCAGUVAKLAPSDLAQVLSKLPTQSSKNVIVGFDTSDDAGVFRLSDDTALVQTVDFFTPVADDPYIYGQVAAVNSLNDVYAMGGRPLSALSIVCYPQRGDWDVLGDILRGGQEAMNAEGVVVIGGHSVDDQEMKFGYAVTGVVHPDRVISNAGSQSGDILVLTKPIGTGAINTAIKHGKASRDTEAAALRAMTTSAASASLSMQEHGANACTDVTGFGLLGHAFEMAKASDMTLIIDSQAVPLLPDVLELIAEGMLTRGDKNNRAYVGSAVDIDAKVSSVLQSALFDPQTAGGLLISMPEKGVPGLIGDVEGAVVIGRVESKGAHLIKVE; encoded by the coding sequence ATGCAGAAGCGCCTGACGGAAATGGTCAGCTGTGCGGGTTGAGTGGCGAAACTCGCACCGAGCGACCTTGCTCAAGTTTTGAGCAAGCTTCCGACACAATCCAGCAAGAACGTGATCGTTGGCTTTGATACGTCTGACGATGCAGGTGTTTTTCGCCTTTCGGACGACACGGCACTGGTCCAGACCGTAGATTTTTTTACACCTGTTGCCGACGATCCGTATATTTACGGACAGGTTGCTGCGGTCAATTCGCTGAATGATGTTTACGCCATGGGCGGCAGGCCGCTTTCGGCGCTGTCGATCGTCTGCTATCCGCAGAGAGGTGATTGGGACGTGCTTGGTGATATCTTGCGGGGTGGACAGGAAGCAATGAATGCCGAAGGAGTAGTTGTGATCGGCGGGCATTCAGTAGACGATCAGGAGATGAAATTCGGTTATGCAGTTACCGGCGTAGTGCATCCTGACCGCGTCATCTCGAACGCAGGATCCCAGTCGGGTGATATCCTTGTTCTGACCAAGCCCATTGGCACTGGTGCGATCAATACTGCGATCAAGCACGGTAAGGCAAGCCGCGATACGGAGGCTGCAGCCCTCAGGGCGATGACGACGTCGGCTGCGTCAGCTTCGCTCTCAATGCAGGAACACGGTGCCAATGCGTGTACTGACGTGACGGGCTTTGGGTTGCTGGGCCATGCATTCGAAATGGCAAAGGCCAGCGACATGACCCTGATAATTGACTCCCAGGCGGTCCCATTGCTGCCGGACGTACTTGAGCTAATTGCGGAAGGCATGCTGACGCGAGGTGACAAGAACAATCGGGCCTATGTGGGCTCGGCGGTTGACATCGACGCGAAGGTATCGTCGGTTCTCCAAAGCGCTCTCTTCGATCCTCAGACGGCAGGTGGACTGCTTATCAGCATGCCGGAGAAAGGAGTTCCCGGCCTGATCGGGGATGTTGAGGGAGCCGTGGTTATAGGTCGGGTTGAAAGCAAAGGTGCTCACCTGATAAAGGTCGAATAG
- the tatC gene encoding twin-arginine translocase subunit TatC translates to MTEELTEQGPTGQMSFLDHLDELRRRLVNSVIIIVIAFAVCWFLSDRIYNFLSIPIRKALSEAARRELPVEGKTGGERILALDELREGESGRYVFDSATKLGSAVISPGTSVLAEVGRDASGRLGLFTSEALITNSAVVPKGVRLPVPFDGVALSQPSADERMIVTTAQEQFTMYVTVSLYSGIALAIPLLLWQIWMFISPALYKHERAYVTPFIGLSSISFVLGAAFAYYILFPPAARYLLNLGGGEFQLLLRASDYLDLITVIMLAMGLIFQMPAITYVLARIGIISAGMLVRSWKLSLVIILIVAAVVSPTGDIPNMLLFATPMMALYIVSIFIAWLFGKKRQIEADA, encoded by the coding sequence ATGACGGAAGAACTTACAGAGCAAGGGCCGACCGGTCAGATGTCGTTTCTCGATCATCTCGACGAGTTACGACGACGGCTCGTAAACTCTGTAATCATTATAGTTATCGCATTCGCGGTGTGTTGGTTCCTGTCGGATCGCATATACAATTTCCTTAGCATACCGATCCGGAAAGCCCTCTCTGAGGCCGCAAGACGCGAACTTCCGGTCGAGGGCAAAACCGGTGGTGAAAGAATACTGGCGCTCGATGAACTTCGCGAAGGCGAGAGCGGTAGGTATGTTTTTGACTCTGCAACGAAGCTCGGTAGCGCGGTTATTTCGCCGGGGACATCGGTCCTTGCCGAGGTCGGTCGTGACGCCTCAGGCCGGTTGGGGCTGTTTACGTCGGAGGCATTGATAACGAATAGCGCCGTGGTCCCTAAGGGCGTGCGGCTCCCCGTACCGTTTGACGGCGTAGCCTTAAGTCAACCCAGCGCGGACGAGCGGATGATCGTTACGACCGCACAGGAACAGTTCACCATGTACGTCACGGTTTCGCTCTATTCGGGCATCGCCCTAGCCATTCCATTGCTGCTGTGGCAGATCTGGATGTTCATATCGCCAGCTCTCTACAAGCATGAAAGGGCGTATGTGACGCCGTTCATCGGCCTTTCGAGCATTTCGTTCGTTCTGGGAGCGGCCTTTGCGTATTACATACTATTTCCTCCTGCGGCCCGCTATTTGCTGAACCTCGGAGGCGGCGAATTCCAACTGCTACTCCGGGCCAGCGATTACCTCGATCTCATAACCGTCATCATGTTGGCGATGGGGCTCATCTTTCAGATGCCGGCGATCACGTATGTCCTGGCGCGAATCGGGATCATCTCTGCCGGAATGCTTGTTCGGAGCTGGAAGCTATCGCTTGTCATCATTCTGATAGTTGCCGCCGTCGTTTCTCCGACCGGTGACATTCCCAATATGCTTCTCTTTGCCACACCTATGATGGCGCTCTACATCGTCTCGATATTCATCGCATGGCTCTTCGGCAAGAAGCGCCAAATTGAGGCAGACGCATGA
- the tatB gene encoding twin-arginine translocase subunit TatB, with protein sequence MLLFIFESIGTSELILVGVIALIFLGPRRLPDIARKIGKITAEFRGTANEFKETWQREVDFEEEAKAFDVDAIETETVARDDLKKLRLVKSSDDAPEVREVDPTEFEHLRSATDAGAVNEPVKSDENDKENWL encoded by the coding sequence GTGCTTCTTTTTATCTTCGAATCGATAGGGACCTCTGAGCTGATACTTGTCGGCGTGATCGCGCTGATCTTCCTGGGCCCTCGCCGATTACCGGATATCGCGCGAAAGATAGGTAAGATCACGGCTGAGTTTCGCGGGACGGCGAACGAGTTCAAAGAGACCTGGCAGCGTGAGGTGGATTTTGAAGAAGAGGCGAAAGCATTTGATGTCGATGCTATAGAGACAGAGACCGTCGCTCGCGACGACCTGAAGAAGCTGAGGCTCGTCAAGAGTTCCGACGATGCTCCGGAGGTCAGAGAGGTCGATCCGACCGAATTTGAACATTTGCGCTCTGCGACGGACGCAGGAGCCGTGAACGAGCCGGTTAAGAGCGATGAGAACGACAAGGAAAACTGGCTGTAG
- a CDS encoding DUF350 domain-containing protein: MEELWPVLATTIIFVAIGLIVFAVAFFIVVIVAPFSVKKEIEEDQNSALAIIIGALIIGIAMIVSAAIQGN, encoded by the coding sequence ATGGAGGAACTCTGGCCCGTTCTTGCGACGACGATCATCTTTGTCGCTATCGGCCTGATCGTTTTTGCGGTCGCGTTCTTTATTGTCGTGATCGTTGCCCCTTTCTCGGTCAAGAAAGAGATCGAAGAGGACCAGAACTCGGCGCTTGCGATCATTATCGGCGCACTGATCATCGGTATCGCTATGATCGTCTCAGCCGCCATCCAGGGTAACTAG
- a CDS encoding polyamine aminopropyltransferase produces the protein MKRTPLLFLNVIIIATCGLIYELLAATVSSYVLGDSVTQFSLIIGVYLFAMGVGSYLSRFIDRNVAEKFVDIELAVAIVGGASAPLLFLTFAYVTYFGIILYTMVFIIGVLVGLEIPLLMRLLKDQLDFKELVSRVLALDYVGALVASLLFPIFLVPRLGLNRTSLFFGMLNAGVGLWATWLLEPLIAHRKLTILRVKGFVVIVVLAIGLIKADRLTSLAEDGLFVDNIVYAKSSPYQRIVVTRGKTGYSLFLNGNLQFNSFDEYRYHEALVHPAFAAFKGDARRILVLGGGDGLAVREILKYRSVEFVQLVDLDPEMTRVADSVAALGELNKNSLHDPRVNVTNADAFVWLDGVPTDPFDIVIIDFPDPNNFALGKLYTTRFYKMLKAKVRPDSAVVVQTTSPLIARNSFWCVMKTLEAAGYAVKPYQTTVPSFGIWGFALAKLQPFDRPQIPRTDVELRFLNAETFASLFEFPADTSKPADEIEINRLDNQALVRYYETEWRRFEQ, from the coding sequence ATGAAACGGACTCCGCTACTCTTTCTCAACGTCATAATCATCGCCACCTGTGGCCTGATATATGAGTTGCTGGCCGCTACTGTTTCGTCCTACGTACTAGGCGATTCTGTAACACAATTCTCACTTATCATCGGCGTTTATCTATTTGCGATGGGCGTCGGATCGTATCTGTCGCGCTTCATCGACAGGAACGTGGCTGAGAAGTTTGTTGATATCGAGCTTGCCGTTGCTATTGTGGGCGGCGCATCGGCACCGCTGCTATTCCTAACCTTTGCCTACGTGACCTATTTCGGGATCATCCTTTACACGATGGTCTTCATCATCGGCGTGCTCGTTGGTTTGGAGATACCGCTGCTGATGCGGCTACTTAAGGACCAACTGGACTTTAAGGAACTTGTATCGCGGGTTCTCGCCCTGGATTATGTCGGCGCGCTGGTCGCGTCGCTGCTGTTCCCGATCTTCCTTGTCCCTCGGCTGGGTTTAAACCGGACGTCTCTCTTCTTTGGCATGCTCAATGCCGGCGTCGGCCTGTGGGCGACGTGGCTGCTCGAACCGCTGATCGCACATCGAAAATTGACCATCCTCCGTGTCAAGGGCTTTGTGGTCATCGTCGTTCTGGCTATCGGCCTGATCAAAGCTGACCGGCTGACGAGCCTCGCCGAGGACGGCCTGTTCGTTGACAACATCGTTTACGCCAAGAGCTCACCATACCAGCGCATCGTTGTTACGCGGGGAAAGACAGGCTATTCGCTATTTCTCAACGGCAATCTGCAGTTCAACTCATTCGATGAATATCGTTATCACGAAGCTCTCGTCCATCCGGCTTTCGCGGCTTTCAAGGGCGATGCCCGGCGGATCCTCGTTCTGGGCGGCGGCGACGGCCTCGCCGTCCGAGAAATTTTGAAATACCGCTCGGTCGAGTTTGTTCAACTCGTCGATCTCGATCCCGAGATGACCCGCGTCGCTGACTCGGTCGCGGCACTCGGCGAACTGAACAAAAACTCGCTCCACGATCCACGCGTTAACGTTACAAATGCCGATGCATTCGTATGGCTCGACGGCGTGCCAACCGACCCATTTGATATTGTCATCATCGACTTTCCCGATCCAAACAACTTTGCCCTCGGCAAGCTATACACAACGCGCTTTTACAAAATGCTAAAGGCCAAGGTCCGGCCTGATTCGGCCGTCGTAGTTCAAACGACGTCACCGTTGATTGCTCGCAACTCGTTCTGGTGCGTGATGAAGACGCTCGAGGCCGCCGGATATGCAGTCAAACCATATCAGACGACCGTGCCGAGCTTCGGCATCTGGGGCTTTGCATTGGCGAAGCTGCAGCCCTTCGATCGACCTCAAATCCCGCGAACCGATGTCGAATTGCGTTTCCTCAACGCCGAGACTTTCGCATCGCTTTTCGAGTTTCCAGCCGATACATCCAAACCTGCAGACGAGATCGAGATCAACCGTCTGGATAATCAGGCGTTAGTCCGTTACTACGAGACCGAATGGCGGCGGTTCGAGCAATGA
- a CDS encoding DUF4178 domain-containing protein, translated as MSILQANCPTCAAPIEFKAGSTIVLVCPYCRSAVARTDRGLEDIGKVAEIVDSESPLKVGLKGEYKGTRFELTGRAQLKHELGGVWDEWYATFSNGWVGWLAEAQGRFYMTFYQPLPDEASLPTFAGLQLGQTVPEIPNPTPLMVQEKGRATTAAADGEIPYKLTPGEQFEYADLAGKDNAFATIDYSMSPPWVFVGELVTLEQIGLGDARSAKREPKRVSAAGMGCPNCGGPLELIAPDKSERVTCPNCSSLLDVNQGNLTYLHALNPPPNAPDFVAPIGAEGTFPGDVKFKIIGAVVRSVTLDGVQYFWHEYLLYNPMIGFRWLVHSDNHWNFVETVNAAEVTPPASGIGKGAVANYNGRTFKIFQDATAVVEYVKGEFYWRVEQGETVRAVDYIAAPLMLSQEMSQNEINWSVGTYMTNDEIEKAFGILGLPKPWSVGPNQPFTGRFYYTWGALPLLLLFVVAIFMIPLTGISATILTQEVVLPPMVNATTAQAQFSQPFDLKGGRNVKITASAQVDNSWADIDIDLVNDQSQEVESVNVPVEYYSGTDSDGSWTEGSRSTDATISSLPGGKYTLRVEGTWQNWQAQMPVNVKVEQGVNRGVNFCCALFVLAIVPIFGLIRKISFESGRWKDSMFGSSGSDSE; from the coding sequence ATGAGCATTCTTCAGGCAAATTGCCCGACGTGCGCTGCTCCTATCGAGTTCAAGGCTGGCTCGACCATTGTTCTCGTCTGCCCTTACTGCCGTTCTGCTGTCGCCCGAACCGATCGAGGACTCGAAGACATAGGCAAGGTCGCCGAAATTGTCGATTCCGAATCACCTCTGAAGGTCGGCCTGAAAGGTGAATACAAAGGAACAAGATTTGAGTTGACCGGCAGAGCACAACTCAAGCATGAGTTGGGCGGCGTCTGGGACGAATGGTACGCGACATTCTCCAACGGCTGGGTCGGCTGGCTGGCTGAGGCACAAGGACGTTTCTATATGACGTTCTACCAGCCTTTGCCGGATGAAGCGTCATTGCCAACGTTTGCCGGCCTGCAGCTCGGCCAAACTGTTCCCGAGATACCGAATCCGACACCGCTGATGGTGCAGGAGAAGGGGCGCGCGACAACCGCTGCGGCAGACGGTGAGATACCCTACAAACTAACGCCGGGCGAACAGTTCGAATACGCCGATCTTGCCGGCAAGGACAATGCATTCGCGACAATTGATTACAGCATGTCGCCGCCGTGGGTGTTCGTCGGTGAGTTGGTAACGCTCGAGCAGATCGGCCTTGGAGATGCAAGGTCGGCAAAACGCGAACCAAAACGTGTGTCTGCGGCCGGCATGGGCTGTCCAAATTGCGGTGGCCCGCTCGAACTGATCGCTCCGGACAAGTCGGAACGCGTAACGTGTCCGAACTGCAGCTCGCTGCTCGACGTTAATCAGGGTAATCTCACATATCTTCACGCTCTCAATCCTCCGCCGAACGCCCCTGATTTTGTCGCGCCGATCGGAGCCGAAGGGACATTCCCCGGCGACGTGAAGTTCAAGATCATCGGAGCCGTGGTCCGCAGCGTGACGCTCGACGGCGTTCAGTATTTCTGGCACGAATACTTGCTGTATAACCCGATGATCGGCTTCCGCTGGCTCGTGCATTCAGACAACCATTGGAACTTTGTCGAGACCGTCAACGCCGCCGAGGTCACGCCGCCGGCGTCAGGCATAGGCAAAGGTGCGGTCGCGAATTACAACGGCCGAACGTTCAAGATCTTTCAGGATGCCACGGCAGTCGTTGAATACGTCAAGGGCGAGTTTTACTGGCGTGTCGAACAGGGAGAGACCGTCCGCGCCGTCGATTATATCGCTGCTCCACTCATGCTCTCACAGGAGATGTCGCAGAACGAGATCAATTGGTCTGTAGGGACCTACATGACCAATGACGAGATCGAAAAGGCATTTGGCATCTTGGGGTTACCAAAACCATGGAGCGTGGGGCCAAACCAGCCCTTCACGGGACGGTTCTACTATACGTGGGGAGCTCTGCCGCTGCTCCTGCTATTTGTCGTCGCTATCTTTATGATCCCGCTGACGGGCATATCGGCTACTATCCTCACTCAGGAGGTCGTGTTGCCGCCGATGGTCAATGCGACGACCGCGCAGGCACAGTTTAGCCAGCCGTTCGATCTTAAAGGTGGCCGCAACGTGAAGATAACGGCCTCGGCTCAGGTAGATAATTCCTGGGCTGATATCGACATCGACCTCGTCAACGACCAGAGTCAGGAGGTCGAGTCGGTAAATGTCCCAGTCGAATACTACAGCGGCACAGACAGCGACGGCTCTTGGACAGAAGGATCGAGATCGACCGATGCGACCATTTCGTCGCTGCCCGGTGGCAAGTATACGCTTCGTGTCGAGGGCACCTGGCAAAACTGGCAGGCCCAGATGCCCGTCAATGTCAAGGTCGAGCAGGGCGTCAACCGCGGCGTCAATTTTTGCTGCGCATTGTTCGTATTGGCGATCGTTCCGATCTTTGGGCTTATACGTAAGATATCGTTCGAGTCCGGACGTTGGAAGGACAGCATGTTCGGTTCGTCGGGCTCGGACAGCGAGTAG
- a CDS encoding GWxTD domain-containing protein gives MFVLGALCSFAQKPERTPPAQDPTDKPRTVRPELKEAYKKWISNDVLYIITDDEKKAFKALATDEERENFIEQFWRRRDPNPDTEENEYREQYYERIAYANEHFASGIPGWRTDRGRIYIAWGKPDSVESHPSGGSYDRPSYEGGGSTTTYPFEIWYYRHLEGIGTGLEIEFVDPTGTGEYRLARNADEKDALRMVPGAGLTTLEQLGLADQDERATGLRQGSTYRREQDSPFRRLEILVGLQRPPAVKFSDLQGIAGGDSGVLDSNPLNFDVRVDFFRQSDDRVITTFTVQTNNKDLQFQPVGGLEQATMNIFGRITAVSGKRSGVFEDSVSTTATTAELAEARDRKSIYQKAIALTPGTYKVDVVVRDVGTGNKGLKNLGFVVPRYDDKKLSTSSLVLAAKLRTTTERDIGQQFVIGNSKVIPNLSGIFLQSQEVGIYMQVYNAGIDQTTLRPAVDVEYILIRDGKEVYRQPEDWSGLSDSGQRLTLARLLPTTVLPTGDYEVKVLVKDRVGGQVIENKGKFSVVPQ, from the coding sequence TTGTTTGTACTAGGCGCGCTCTGCTCGTTTGCCCAAAAGCCCGAAAGAACGCCCCCTGCCCAGGACCCGACCGACAAGCCCCGGACAGTCAGGCCCGAGTTGAAGGAAGCATATAAGAAATGGATCAGTAATGACGTTCTCTACATCATTACTGATGATGAGAAGAAAGCCTTTAAGGCTCTTGCGACCGATGAGGAGCGAGAGAACTTTATCGAACAGTTCTGGCGCCGACGCGATCCCAATCCTGATACCGAAGAGAATGAATACCGTGAACAGTACTACGAGCGAATTGCTTATGCCAATGAGCATTTCGCCTCGGGCATTCCCGGCTGGCGAACCGATCGCGGGCGTATATATATCGCATGGGGAAAACCGGATTCTGTGGAATCACATCCCTCGGGTGGCAGTTATGACCGGCCGTCCTATGAGGGTGGCGGGTCGACGACCACGTATCCGTTCGAGATCTGGTACTACCGCCATCTCGAGGGCATCGGGACGGGTCTCGAGATAGAGTTCGTTGATCCGACCGGAACGGGTGAATATCGGCTTGCCCGCAACGCCGATGAGAAGGATGCCTTGAGAATGGTTCCGGGTGCGGGGCTTACTACTCTCGAACAGTTAGGACTGGCCGATCAGGACGAACGCGCGACAGGTTTACGTCAAGGATCTACTTATCGACGGGAGCAGGACTCGCCTTTTCGCCGTCTGGAGATTCTCGTTGGGCTGCAGCGGCCCCCGGCAGTAAAGTTCAGCGATCTGCAGGGAATCGCTGGGGGCGACTCAGGCGTGCTTGATTCGAATCCGCTCAACTTTGATGTGCGTGTTGACTTTTTTCGCCAATCTGATGATCGCGTGATCACGACGTTTACTGTTCAGACAAATAACAAGGACCTCCAATTTCAACCTGTTGGAGGGCTCGAGCAGGCGACGATGAACATCTTTGGGCGAATAACTGCTGTCTCGGGCAAGCGCTCGGGTGTATTCGAAGACTCGGTATCCACCACAGCGACTACCGCAGAACTTGCCGAGGCGCGTGACCGCAAATCGATCTATCAGAAGGCGATCGCTCTGACGCCGGGGACGTACAAGGTTGATGTCGTGGTTCGCGACGTCGGCACGGGCAACAAGGGCCTAAAGAATCTCGGTTTTGTTGTTCCAAGATACGATGACAAGAAGCTATCGACTTCTTCGCTCGTGCTTGCGGCAAAGCTGCGCACTACAACCGAACGCGACATCGGACAGCAATTTGTCATCGGCAATTCGAAGGTCATTCCGAACTTGTCCGGCATCTTTCTGCAGAGCCAGGAGGTCGGCATTTACATGCAGGTCTATAATGCCGGCATCGACCAGACCACGCTCCGTCCGGCAGTAGATGTTGAATATATCCTGATACGAGATGGAAAAGAGGTCTACCGGCAGCCCGAAGACTGGTCGGGGCTGAGCGATTCCGGACAGCGGCTGACGCTGGCCAGGCTGTTGCCGACGACCGTGTTGCCGACCGGCGATTACGAGGTCAAGGTGCTGGTCAAGGACCGTGTCGGGGGCCAGGTGATCGAGAACAAAGGCAAGTTTTCCGTCGTGCCTCAGTAA
- a CDS encoding PDZ domain-containing protein, producing the protein MFKQILAFGVIVMSSFILAIGQTPEKKKDAERIERTFAFTLDGNGGYLGVQTEEVNKDNFTKFGLSAVRGVGVEKVMEGSPAAAAGILANDVIVSVNGDEVTSTRKLTRLVSEIAPDHQAAITVLRGGREQQITATIGKRPTPKFGDGNFSFSIPEWKGKIEMPELKGLEEKLKNLPKDGPQVFGVPGGEGKAYVWRAGEGRMIGIGITPLTKQLAEHFKVDDGVMINSVRDGSPAAKAGLKAGDIIVDLDGNAVKSELDLIRGINEKKDGDVQVTVVRDGRRQTISVTPEKSKDAGFFFRNDEENGMMPALPSIPMAAPRAPTAPISLLGFGRVI; encoded by the coding sequence ATGTTTAAACAGATACTTGCTTTCGGCGTGATCGTCATGTCGTCGTTCATTCTCGCAATAGGGCAGACTCCTGAGAAAAAGAAGGATGCTGAGCGGATCGAGCGAACATTCGCATTCACACTTGACGGCAACGGCGGCTATCTCGGCGTCCAGACCGAGGAAGTAAACAAGGACAATTTCACTAAATTCGGCCTCTCCGCCGTCCGCGGTGTCGGCGTCGAAAAGGTGATGGAAGGCTCGCCTGCCGCCGCGGCCGGCATTCTTGCTAATGATGTGATCGTTAGCGTTAACGGCGACGAGGTGACTAGCACACGCAAGCTGACCCGGCTCGTTTCAGAGATCGCTCCTGACCATCAAGCGGCCATCACGGTGCTTCGCGGTGGACGTGAACAGCAGATAACCGCGACGATCGGCAAACGGCCGACACCAAAGTTTGGTGACGGCAATTTCTCCTTTTCAATACCTGAATGGAAAGGAAAGATCGAGATGCCTGAGTTGAAAGGCCTCGAGGAAAAGCTCAAGAACCTGCCAAAGGACGGGCCGCAGGTTTTCGGCGTGCCGGGCGGCGAAGGCAAAGCCTATGTGTGGCGGGCAGGTGAAGGACGCATGATCGGCATCGGCATCACGCCATTGACCAAACAGCTTGCCGAGCACTTCAAGGTAGATGATGGCGTCATGATCAACAGTGTGCGAGATGGTTCGCCGGCAGCAAAGGCGGGGCTCAAGGCGGGCGACATCATCGTCGATTTGGACGGCAATGCCGTCAAGAGTGAACTTGATCTGATCCGCGGCATCAACGAGAAAAAGGACGGCGACGTTCAGGTAACGGTTGTTCGGGACGGCCGCCGACAGACGATCAGTGTTACTCCTGAGAAGTCAAAAGACGCCGGATTCTTTTTCCGCAATGATGAAGAGAACGGTATGATGCCGGCCCTGCCGTCGATCCCAATGGCCGCTCCGCGTGCTCCGACAGCACCGATATCACTTCTTGGCTTTGGCCGGGTGATTTGA
- a CDS encoding FAD-dependent oxidoreductase — protein sequence MNLSRRELLTTFLGAPFAFAACGTPQRTFPDGEIVGQSADLGHILRNSTNYEVPSDNWETRKVVIVGGGIAGLSAAWRLKQENLHDFVLLELEKEAGGTSSSGKGEPVGYPWAAHYLPVPFEENTELISLLDEMSLVEGRADDGRVVVKEQYLCREPEERIFYKGRWYDGLYLHVGENGEDKRQFAEFQRQIDHWVNWRDGKGRRAFVVPSARCSNDAEVTALDKISFADWLRQHGLNSERLLWYCDYACRDDYGLKPEQTSAWAGLFYFCSRVRKGGDESQPFITFPEGNGRFVAHFVDKASEHIRRSMMAVSIVQTDKGVDVICLNDGSLRGIHCEKAIFASPVFTAPYLIRGFRDGPPFAAEEFQHNAWFVANLFLKDRPKQRFAKDFPLAWDNVIYESPSLGYVNATHQKGIDYGPTVLTYYYPLCHEPNGRTTLFNYDWRQLADVCLTDLARAHPDIYDLTTRIDIMRWGHAMVSPRPNFIWSGIRERAVKPFRNIHFAHTDLSGIALFEEAFYHGLRAADEVLTKI from the coding sequence ATGAACCTGTCGCGAAGAGAACTTCTGACCACATTCCTCGGCGCACCGTTTGCTTTTGCGGCGTGCGGGACACCGCAGCGCACGTTCCCTGACGGCGAGATAGTCGGGCAGTCGGCAGATCTTGGCCATATCTTGAGAAACTCAACAAATTACGAGGTTCCGTCCGACAACTGGGAAACAAGAAAGGTCGTTATCGTTGGCGGCGGCATTGCGGGGCTGTCGGCTGCCTGGAGGTTGAAGCAGGAGAACCTGCACGACTTTGTTCTGCTCGAGCTCGAGAAAGAGGCCGGCGGCACGTCGTCGAGCGGTAAAGGAGAACCGGTCGGTTATCCGTGGGCGGCGCACTATCTGCCGGTCCCGTTTGAGGAGAATACCGAGTTGATATCGCTGCTCGATGAGATGTCGCTGGTCGAGGGGCGAGCTGACGACGGCCGCGTGGTCGTAAAGGAACAATACCTCTGCCGCGAGCCTGAGGAGCGTATCTTCTACAAAGGTCGATGGTACGACGGGCTGTATCTGCACGTTGGTGAGAACGGCGAAGATAAGCGGCAGTTCGCAGAGTTTCAACGGCAAATCGATCATTGGGTTAACTGGCGCGATGGAAAGGGCCGCCGGGCGTTTGTGGTGCCGTCGGCGAGATGTTCTAACGATGCCGAGGTAACGGCGCTTGATAAGATCTCATTCGCGGACTGGTTGCGGCAGCATGGGCTGAATTCGGAGCGGTTGTTGTGGTATTGCGATTACGCTTGCCGCGACGATTACGGATTGAAGCCGGAGCAGACATCGGCGTGGGCCGGCTTGTTCTACTTCTGTTCACGTGTCAGAAAAGGCGGTGACGAATCGCAGCCGTTCATCACTTTTCCCGAGGGCAACGGGCGTTTTGTGGCGCATTTTGTCGATAAGGCCAGCGAACACATTCGCCGCTCGATGATGGCGGTGTCGATCGTGCAGACGGACAAAGGTGTCGATGTCATTTGCCTGAATGACGGATCGTTGCGGGGCATTCATTGTGAAAAGGCCATCTTTGCATCGCCGGTCTTTACTGCACCGTATTTGATCCGCGGCTTTCGTGACGGTCCGCCGTTCGCCGCCGAAGAGTTCCAGCACAACGCATGGTTTGTCGCGAATCTCTTTCTAAAGGACAGGCCCAAACAGCGGTTTGCAAAGGATTTTCCGCTCGCATGGGACAACGTCATTTACGAGAGCCCGTCTCTCGGCTACGTCAACGCGACACATCAAAAGGGCATAGACTACGGCCCGACGGTGCTCACCTATTACTATCCGCTGTGCCACGAACCGAATGGCCGCACGACGCTTTTCAATTACGACTGGCGGCAGCTTGCAGATGTTTGCCTCACCGACCTCGCCCGTGCGCATCCCGATATTTACGACCTGACGACCCGCATTGACATAATGCGCTGGGGCCACGCGATGGTCTCGCCCCGGCCAAACTTCATCTGGAGCGGCATCCGCGAACGTGCCGTCAAACCATTCCGCAACATCCACTTCGCCCACACCGACCTCAGCGGCATCGCATTGTTCGAGGAGGCGTTCTATCATGGATTACGTGCGGCTGATGAGGTGCTGACAAAGATCTGA
- the speD gene encoding adenosylmethionine decarboxylase: MIVGTEWLIEATGCDAGLLRDEAALRRIMDRIITELGLRSIGSVWHKFGGHGGVTGLIALTESHLACHTYPEHGTATFNLYCCRTRPEWDWRQHLVKELSATNVSITKIERGGSQVSKPRHETAGGRG, from the coding sequence ATGATCGTAGGAACCGAATGGCTTATTGAGGCAACGGGCTGTGATGCCGGCCTATTGCGCGATGAGGCGGCGTTGCGGCGGATCATGGATCGCATCATTACCGAGCTTGGCCTTAGATCTATCGGTTCTGTTTGGCACAAGTTTGGCGGCCATGGCGGCGTTACAGGCCTTATCGCTCTGACGGAATCTCACCTGGCGTGTCACACATATCCTGAACACGGAACGGCAACGTTCAACTTGTACTGCTGCCGTACGCGACCCGAGTGGGATTGGCGGCAACACTTGGTGAAGGAGCTCTCGGCCACTAATGTCTCGATCACCAAGATCGAGCGAGGCGGATCGCAAGTTTCTAAACCTAGACATGAAACTGCCGGAGGCCGCGGATGA